In Malus sylvestris chromosome 15, drMalSylv7.2, whole genome shotgun sequence, a single genomic region encodes these proteins:
- the LOC126605331 gene encoding uncharacterized protein LOC126605331: MPRPGPRPYECVRRAWHSDRHQPMRGSIIQQIFRVVNEVHSSVTKKNKEWQEKLPLVVFRAEEIMYSKANSEAEYMNLDTLWDRANDAVNTIIRRDEGTETGELLPPCVEAALNLGCTPVRASRSQRNSNPRSYLAPRAQEPAPTPARVLDKATDERHPQFSPHHSSNQLNFAKASNVNSALSVPESYSRMSQSTNLASPRNYPFSLENVPAGHNQLATMSTNNPSNSGSVYPLYYGTHHQPEEFQVGPQVPESTYSRTIHVGTPIVTSVMEPTKQNLFSSQGAENVSHRFTEVMDTQEKPREIECDLSLTLGPVVHPCTRRSLASGMEDIGSSNSQDGGKLNDFSPLRSKEICFFPTKTAYDRFESTSSMWNSESGRSSEATVRKRKAPFSSNEEDRQYCWQPDVVPNRFTGRTTGPGL, from the exons ATGCCTAGGCCGGGCCCGAGACCGTATGAGTGTGTCCGGCGAGCTTGGCATAGCGATAGGCACCAACCCATGAGAGGTTCCATCATTCAGCAGATTTTCAG GGTCGTCAATGAGGTTCACAGCTCCGTAACGAAGAAGAACAAGGAATGGCAGGAGAAGCTGCCTTTGGTGGTTTTCAGAGCAGAGGAAATTATGTATTCAAAAGCCAATTCTGAG GCCGAGTACATGAATCTTGACACGCTATGGGATAGAGCAAATGACGCCGTTAACACAATTATCCGGCGAGATGAGGGCACTGAAACCGGGGAGCTTTTGCCGCCTTGCGTTGAAG CTGCCCTTAATCTGGGTTGCACTCCAGTAAGAGCTTCGAGAAGCCAACGGAACAGTAATCCGAGGAGTTACCTCGCTCCAAGAGCACAAGAGCCCGCTCCTACGcctgctagggttttggataaAGCTACTGATGAACGGCACCCTCAGTTTTCTCCTCATCACTCTAGCAATCAATTGAACTTTGCAAAAGCCTCAAATGTGAACTCTGCACTTTCGGTCCCAGAATCTTACAGCCGCATGAGCCAGAGTACTAACCTCGCTAGCCCTCGGAATTACCCATTTTCACTTGAGAATGTTCCTGCTGGCCATAACCAGTTAGCAACAATGTCAACCAATAACCCCTCGAACTCGGGTTCAGTATATCCATTATATTACGGAACTCACCATCAACCTGAAGAGTTCCAGGTCGGTCCTCAGGTCCCAGAAAGTACATATTCTAGGACCATACATGTCGGCACACCAATTGTTACATCGGTGATGGAACCTACCAAGCAGAACCTTTTCTCCTCTCAAGGTGCTGAAAATGTGTCACACAGATTCACAGAAGTCATGGACACCCAGGAGAAGCCACGGGAAATTGAATGTGATTTATCGTTGACGTTGGGTCCTGTTGTCCACCCATGCACTCGAAGAAGCTTGGCCAGTGGAATGGAAGATATTGGGTCGAGCAATTCTCAAGACGGGGGAAAGTTAAATGATTTTTCACCATTGAGAAGCAAGGAAATCTGTTTCTTTCCCACAAAGACTGCTTATGATCGCTTTGAGTCCACTTCCAGTATGTGGAATTCAGAGAGCGGTCGGAGTTCTGAGGCAACTGTAAGGAAGCGCAAGGCACCATTTAGTAGCAATGAGGAGGATAGGCAATATTGCTGGCAACCAGATGTCGTTCCCAACAGGTTCACTGGTCGAACTACAGGGCCTGGTTTGTAG